In Streptomyces chartreusis NRRL 3882, the following are encoded in one genomic region:
- a CDS encoding nucleotidyltransferase family protein, giving the protein MTTRETTKRTRAVAGVLLAAGGGRRLGGRPKALLTHRGRPLVEHAVRVLREGGCERIHVVLGARADEVRARASLPGCVLVGNPDWEQGMGTSLRAGLDSLAGTGAAAALVSLVDQPGIGPEAVARVLTAYEGEESLVSAAYCGVRGHPVLFGAAHWAGIAATATGDRGARAYLREREPGIRLVECGDVARPFDIDTEADLIHLE; this is encoded by the coding sequence ATGACGACACGGGAGACGACGAAAAGGACGCGTGCGGTTGCGGGGGTGCTGCTCGCCGCCGGGGGCGGGCGGCGGCTCGGCGGGCGCCCCAAGGCACTGCTCACCCACCGGGGGCGGCCACTCGTGGAGCACGCGGTGCGGGTGTTGCGCGAGGGCGGCTGCGAGCGGATCCACGTGGTGCTGGGCGCGCGAGCCGACGAGGTGCGCGCACGGGCCTCATTGCCGGGCTGCGTTCTCGTCGGCAACCCCGACTGGGAACAGGGCATGGGGACGTCCCTGCGGGCCGGCCTGGACTCGCTGGCCGGCACGGGCGCGGCGGCCGCCCTGGTCTCGCTCGTCGACCAGCCCGGTATCGGCCCGGAGGCGGTGGCCCGGGTGCTCACGGCGTACGAGGGCGAGGAGTCGCTGGTGTCGGCCGCGTACTGCGGAGTGCGCGGCCATCCGGTGCTGTTCGGCGCCGCCCACTGGGCCGGCATCGCCGCGACTGCGACCGGGGACCGGGGGGCACGCGCCTATCTGCGGGAGCGCGAGCCGGGGATCAGGCTCGTCGAGTGCGGGGACGTGGCCCGGCCCTTCGACATCGACACGGAGGCCGATCTGATCCACCTTGAGTGA
- a CDS encoding DUF5955 family protein — translation MLRSVEQRRQGPVTSGDEDPRVTELRSAVARLRRRLAAHPGEFADRTIAEEELAALNAMAADGTPEIPRLRRSLLLIAGAIGSVSALSPELAEVRRAVDLFVGPVRGQG, via the coding sequence GTGTTGCGGAGCGTTGAGCAGAGGCGGCAGGGGCCTGTGACCAGCGGCGACGAGGATCCGCGCGTGACGGAGCTGCGCTCCGCCGTCGCCCGGCTGCGCCGTCGGCTCGCCGCGCATCCCGGCGAGTTCGCCGACCGGACCATCGCCGAGGAGGAACTGGCCGCCCTGAATGCGATGGCGGCCGACGGCACCCCCGAGATCCCACGGCTGCGCCGCTCCCTCCTGCTGATCGCAGGCGCGATCGGCTCGGTGAGCGCCCTCTCGCCGGAACTGGCGGAGGTCCGCCGCGCCGTCGACCTCTTCGTAGGGCCGGTGCGGGGGCAGGGCTAG
- a CDS encoding IclR family transcriptional regulator has product MPTSSASTTDSARSSANGGVQSLERAFDLLERMADAGGEVGLSELSASSGLPLPTIHRLMRTLVACGYVRQQPNRRYALGPRLIRLGESAARLLGTWARPYLARLVEETGETANMALLDGDEIVYVAQVPSKHSMRMFTEVGRRVLPHSTGVGKALLAGFPPEEVRALLNRTGMPAATEKTITTPDGFLAALEDVRRQGYAIDDNEQEIGVRCLAVSVPDSPTAAAISISGPAGRVTEAATEKIVPVLQQVAGELSEALATQSPA; this is encoded by the coding sequence GTGCCGACGTCCAGCGCCAGCACCACCGACTCCGCCCGGTCCTCCGCCAACGGCGGGGTCCAGTCCCTGGAGCGCGCCTTCGACCTGCTCGAACGGATGGCGGACGCGGGCGGCGAGGTCGGCCTGAGCGAGCTGTCCGCGAGCAGCGGCCTGCCCCTGCCGACCATCCACCGCCTGATGCGCACGCTGGTGGCCTGCGGATACGTACGGCAGCAGCCCAACCGTCGGTACGCGCTCGGCCCGCGCCTGATCCGCCTCGGCGAGTCCGCCGCCCGGCTGCTGGGCACCTGGGCGCGGCCGTACCTCGCCCGGCTGGTCGAGGAGACCGGCGAGACGGCGAACATGGCGCTGCTGGACGGGGACGAGATCGTCTACGTGGCGCAGGTGCCGTCGAAGCACTCGATGCGGATGTTCACGGAGGTCGGCCGGCGCGTGCTACCGCACTCGACGGGTGTGGGCAAGGCCCTGCTCGCCGGTTTCCCGCCGGAGGAGGTGCGGGCCCTGCTGAACCGTACGGGCATGCCCGCCGCGACGGAGAAGACGATCACGACGCCCGACGGGTTCCTCGCGGCGCTGGAGGACGTGCGCCGGCAGGGCTACGCGATCGACGACAACGAGCAGGAGATCGGCGTCCGCTGCCTGGCGGTCTCGGTGCCCGACTCCCCCACGGCGGCGGCCATTTCCATCTCCGGCCCCGCGGGCCGGGTCACGGAGGCGGCGACGGAGAAGATCGTCCCGGTCCTCCAGCAGGTCGCCGGCGAACTGTCGGAGGCCCTGGCCACCCAGAGCCCCGCGTAA